One Miscanthus floridulus cultivar M001 chromosome 11, ASM1932011v1, whole genome shotgun sequence DNA window includes the following coding sequences:
- the LOC136491106 gene encoding very-long-chain aldehyde decarbonylase GL1-7-like isoform X2 has protein sequence MALRFSYTPSSLRHWRGNSKRSRFHSLHHTQFRTNYSLFMPFYDYMYNTMDKSSDELYEKSLKVTDETPDLVHLTHMTTLQSTYHLRIGIASIASKPSDNPIWYSWMIWPVACLSMVLAWVYGLSAFVIERLQMKKFKMQTWAIPRYNFQYGMTWERESTNNLIEKAILDADERGVKVLSLGLLNQAKTLNRSGELFIQKYPKLRVRLVDGSGLATAVVLQSIPFGTKKVFLSRITSKVAQGTAIGLCEIGIQVIMNQKKEHDMLQSRLPEGRTIYLKFSNKDIPQIWIGDNIDDKQQQRAPKGTTFIPTSQFPLKKIRKDCTYLSTPAMKIPETMKNVHTCENWLPRRVTSAWRVAGILHALEGWDMHECGDDKTWSAAIKHGFAPLTKY, from the exons A TGGCGCTGCGCTTCTCCTATACTCCCTCCTCGCTGCGACATTGGAGAGGCAACAGCAAAAGATCCAG GTTTCACTCTCTACATCACACCCAGTTCCGCACAAACTACTCACTGTTCATGCCATTCTACGACTACATGTACAACACCATGGACAAGTCAAGCGATGAGCTTTATGAGAAATCACTGAAAGTCACAGATGAAACACCAGATCTGGTTCACCTGACACATATGACCACCTTGCAATCGACTTATCATCTAAGGATTGGGATTGCCTCCATTGCTTCCAAACCATCTGACAACCCAATATGGTATAGCTGGATGATATGGCCTGTGGCGTGTCTGTCAATGGTATTGGCATGGGTTTATGGATTGTCTGCATTTGTCATTGAGAGACTCCAaatgaagaagttcaagatgcagaCATGGGCAATACCAAGATACAACTTCCAA TATGGCATGACTTGGGAAAGAGAATCCACTAACAACTTGATCGAAAAGGCAATATTAGATGCTGATGAAAGGGGGGTCAAGGTGCTCAGTCTAGGACTACTAAATCAG GCAAAGACACTTAATAGAAGCGGCGAACTATTTATACAAAAATATCCAAAACTAAGAGTGCGACTTGTTGATGGAAGTGGCTTAGCAACTGCAGTGGTGCTCCAGAGCATCCCTTTTGGTACGAAGAAAGTGTTTCTTTCAAGAATTACTTCCAAGGTAGCCCAGGGAACAGCTATCGGCTTATGTGAGATAGGCATCCAG GTAATCATGAATCAAAAGAAGGAACATGACATGCTCCAGTCACGTCTTCCAGAGGGTAGAACTATCTACCTAAAATTCTCCAATAAAGACATACCTCAG ATCTGGATAGGAGATAACATAGATGACAAACAGCAACAGAGGGCACCAAAAGGAACGACGTTCATTCCTACATCACAGTTTCCACTTAAGAAGATCCGCAAGGATTGCACTTACTTGAGTACTCCCGCAATGAAGATCCCAGAGACAATGAAGAATGTTCACACCTGTGAG AATTGGCTGCCCAGAAGGGTCACGAGTGCCTGGCGCGTTGCTGGAATACTGCATGCTCTGGAAGGTTGGGATATGCATGAGTGTGGTGACGATAAGACTTGGTCGGCGGCCATTAAGCACGGATTTGCTCCTCTGACAAAATATTGA
- the LOC136491104 gene encoding uncharacterized protein: MGCFLACFGGDADRRRRRRKSRRQSPARSPPRSIHVAVARETADVVVKEVSLPLRGANPSTLAEAVEVPDETVAEAADVAANDASLLSKEVKASTTPSAVAAADEAVTDASPVEELRDLSEQKVLEKQATPSLSPVKCSPIVPAVVSPQDSAECSPVAAVVVSALDSDLREVNEHGSQSSGKKKVTFDMNVTTYENAVPPDQEEEPPEEDENYVQNIVVLPENHRYQNCFDSDDDVGDEYAEDDVYGDDSDEDEEDFLDCKIDLVDEEEIRTEENKQESHESLFSLSMSNDQQNDQEVVSPAPKSSGTSVEAESPLITTKKLRDRCQYVHPVLNPVQNLSQWKEVKSLKAQPVHDKMLDKENVSLVPDVGPSHYCNSASHTRMNPSMSSNKEISLDASLSTWLVSSENSTVDKVQSKSPCSNSSVNREERPILGALTVDELKQSSAASSPQRSPRTNREGAPILGTVGSYWHFTEQNNEYCSSRSNSGTNGIPNSTSKYREDKRVNWHSTPFNVILDRALKKTSA, translated from the exons ATGGGTTGCTTCCTCGCCTGCTTCGGCGGCGACGCcgaccggcgccggcgccgccggaaGTCGCGGAGGCAGTCTCCCGCGAGGTCTCCACCGCGGTCGATTCAT GTTGCGGTGGCCCGCGAGACGGCGGATGTGGTGGTGAAGGAGGTGTCGCTGCCGTTGCGCGGGGCGAATCCCTCGACGCTGGCGGAGGCCGTGGAGGTCCCGGACGAGACAGTCGCCGAGGCTGCGGATGTGGCGGCGAACGACGCGTCGCTGCTGTCCAAGGAGGTGAAGGCTTCAACGACGCCGTCGGCTGTGGCGGCCGCGGATGAGGCGGTCACCGACGCGAGTCCTGTCGAGGAGCTCAG GGATTTGAGTGAGCAAAAGGTGTTAGAGAAGCAAGCCACACCATCACTCTCCCCAGTGAAATGTTCTCCTATTGTGCCagcagttgtttctccacaggaTTCAGCGGAGTGTTCTCCTGTTGCGGCAGTAGTAGTTTCAGCTCTGGATTCAGATCTCAG GGAGGTGAATGAGCATGGCAGTCAGAGCAGTGGCAAGAAGAAAGTAACATTCGACATGAATGTCACAACATATGAAAATGCAGTACCACCTGACCAAGAGGAGGAACCACCAGAAGAAGATGAAAACTATGTGCAGAATATTGTGGTTCTCCCAGAGAATCATCGTTACCAGAATtgttttgacagtgatgatgatgttgGAGATGAGTATGCTGAGGATGATGTCTATggtgatgatagtgatgaagatgaggaggATTTTCTGGACTGCAAGATTGATTTGGTTGATGAGGAGGAAATTAGGACTGAAGAAAACAAGCAGGAGTCTCATGAATCCCTATTCTCACTGTCAATGTCTAATGATCAGCAAAATGACCAAGAAGTTGTCAGTCCTGCACCCAAGAGCAGTGGTACCTCTGTAGAGGCAGAAAGCCCTCTAATTACGACAAAGAAACTCCGTGATAGATGTCAGTATGTTCATCCTGTGCTAAACCCGGTTCAGAATCTGTCACAGTGGAAGGAAGTTAAGAGTCTCAAGGCCCAACCAGTGCATGATAAAATGTTGGATAAGGAGAATGTAAGCTTAGTGCCAGATGTTGGTCCAAGCCATTACTGTAATTCTGCAAGCCACACAAGGATGAACCCTAGCATGTCAAGCAACAAGGAAATTTCTCTGGACGCTAGCCTCTCTACCTGGTTGGTTTCTTCTGAGAACTCAACAGTGGACAAGGTGCAAAGCAAATCTCCTTGTTCCAACTCGTCAGTAAACCGAGAGGAAAGGCCTATCCTGGGTGCTCTGACTGTTGATGAACTGAAGCAATCATCGGCTGCATCATCTCCACAAAGATCTCCAAGAACTAACCGTGAGGGGGCTCCAATCTTGGGTACAGTCGGAAGTTACTGGCATTTCACAGAGCAGAACAATGAGTACTGTTCTTCTAGATCCAATTCAGGAACTAATGGGATTCCCAATTCAACAAGCAAGTACAGAGAG GACAAAAGGGTGAACTGGCACTCGACTCCCTTTAATGTCATACTGGATAGAGCTCTGAAGAAAACTTCTGCATGA
- the LOC136491106 gene encoding very-long-chain aldehyde decarbonylase GL1-7-like isoform X3 — protein sequence MKIQILSTSTRFHSLHHTQFRTNYSLFMPFYDYMYNTMDKSSDELYEKSLKVTDETPDLVHLTHMTTLQSTYHLRIGIASIASKPSDNPIWYSWMIWPVACLSMVLAWVYGLSAFVIERLQMKKFKMQTWAIPRYNFQYGMTWERESTNNLIEKAILDADERGVKVLSLGLLNQAKTLNRSGELFIQKYPKLRVRLVDGSGLATAVVLQSIPFGTKKVFLSRITSKVAQGTAIGLCEIGIQVIMNQKKEHDMLQSRLPEGRTIYLKFSNKDIPQIWIGDNIDDKQQQRAPKGTTFIPTSQFPLKKIRKDCTYLSTPAMKIPETMKNVHTCENWLPRRVTSAWRVAGILHALEGWDMHECGDDKTWSAAIKHGFAPLTKY from the exons ATGAAAATACAAATCTTGTCAACCAGTACCAG GTTTCACTCTCTACATCACACCCAGTTCCGCACAAACTACTCACTGTTCATGCCATTCTACGACTACATGTACAACACCATGGACAAGTCAAGCGATGAGCTTTATGAGAAATCACTGAAAGTCACAGATGAAACACCAGATCTGGTTCACCTGACACATATGACCACCTTGCAATCGACTTATCATCTAAGGATTGGGATTGCCTCCATTGCTTCCAAACCATCTGACAACCCAATATGGTATAGCTGGATGATATGGCCTGTGGCGTGTCTGTCAATGGTATTGGCATGGGTTTATGGATTGTCTGCATTTGTCATTGAGAGACTCCAaatgaagaagttcaagatgcagaCATGGGCAATACCAAGATACAACTTCCAA TATGGCATGACTTGGGAAAGAGAATCCACTAACAACTTGATCGAAAAGGCAATATTAGATGCTGATGAAAGGGGGGTCAAGGTGCTCAGTCTAGGACTACTAAATCAG GCAAAGACACTTAATAGAAGCGGCGAACTATTTATACAAAAATATCCAAAACTAAGAGTGCGACTTGTTGATGGAAGTGGCTTAGCAACTGCAGTGGTGCTCCAGAGCATCCCTTTTGGTACGAAGAAAGTGTTTCTTTCAAGAATTACTTCCAAGGTAGCCCAGGGAACAGCTATCGGCTTATGTGAGATAGGCATCCAG GTAATCATGAATCAAAAGAAGGAACATGACATGCTCCAGTCACGTCTTCCAGAGGGTAGAACTATCTACCTAAAATTCTCCAATAAAGACATACCTCAG ATCTGGATAGGAGATAACATAGATGACAAACAGCAACAGAGGGCACCAAAAGGAACGACGTTCATTCCTACATCACAGTTTCCACTTAAGAAGATCCGCAAGGATTGCACTTACTTGAGTACTCCCGCAATGAAGATCCCAGAGACAATGAAGAATGTTCACACCTGTGAG AATTGGCTGCCCAGAAGGGTCACGAGTGCCTGGCGCGTTGCTGGAATACTGCATGCTCTGGAAGGTTGGGATATGCATGAGTGTGGTGACGATAAGACTTGGTCGGCGGCCATTAAGCACGGATTTGCTCCTCTGACAAAATATTGA
- the LOC136491106 gene encoding very-long-chain aldehyde decarbonylase GL1-7-like isoform X4 produces MPFYDYMYNTMDKSSDELYEKSLKVTDETPDLVHLTHMTTLQSTYHLRIGIASIASKPSDNPIWYSWMIWPVACLSMVLAWVYGLSAFVIERLQMKKFKMQTWAIPRYNFQYGMTWERESTNNLIEKAILDADERGVKVLSLGLLNQAKTLNRSGELFIQKYPKLRVRLVDGSGLATAVVLQSIPFGTKKVFLSRITSKVAQGTAIGLCEIGIQVIMNQKKEHDMLQSRLPEGRTIYLKFSNKDIPQIWIGDNIDDKQQQRAPKGTTFIPTSQFPLKKIRKDCTYLSTPAMKIPETMKNVHTCENWLPRRVTSAWRVAGILHALEGWDMHECGDDKTWSAAIKHGFAPLTKY; encoded by the exons ATGCCATTCTACGACTACATGTACAACACCATGGACAAGTCAAGCGATGAGCTTTATGAGAAATCACTGAAAGTCACAGATGAAACACCAGATCTGGTTCACCTGACACATATGACCACCTTGCAATCGACTTATCATCTAAGGATTGGGATTGCCTCCATTGCTTCCAAACCATCTGACAACCCAATATGGTATAGCTGGATGATATGGCCTGTGGCGTGTCTGTCAATGGTATTGGCATGGGTTTATGGATTGTCTGCATTTGTCATTGAGAGACTCCAaatgaagaagttcaagatgcagaCATGGGCAATACCAAGATACAACTTCCAA TATGGCATGACTTGGGAAAGAGAATCCACTAACAACTTGATCGAAAAGGCAATATTAGATGCTGATGAAAGGGGGGTCAAGGTGCTCAGTCTAGGACTACTAAATCAG GCAAAGACACTTAATAGAAGCGGCGAACTATTTATACAAAAATATCCAAAACTAAGAGTGCGACTTGTTGATGGAAGTGGCTTAGCAACTGCAGTGGTGCTCCAGAGCATCCCTTTTGGTACGAAGAAAGTGTTTCTTTCAAGAATTACTTCCAAGGTAGCCCAGGGAACAGCTATCGGCTTATGTGAGATAGGCATCCAG GTAATCATGAATCAAAAGAAGGAACATGACATGCTCCAGTCACGTCTTCCAGAGGGTAGAACTATCTACCTAAAATTCTCCAATAAAGACATACCTCAG ATCTGGATAGGAGATAACATAGATGACAAACAGCAACAGAGGGCACCAAAAGGAACGACGTTCATTCCTACATCACAGTTTCCACTTAAGAAGATCCGCAAGGATTGCACTTACTTGAGTACTCCCGCAATGAAGATCCCAGAGACAATGAAGAATGTTCACACCTGTGAG AATTGGCTGCCCAGAAGGGTCACGAGTGCCTGGCGCGTTGCTGGAATACTGCATGCTCTGGAAGGTTGGGATATGCATGAGTGTGGTGACGATAAGACTTGGTCGGCGGCCATTAAGCACGGATTTGCTCCTCTGACAAAATATTGA
- the LOC136491106 gene encoding very-long-chain aldehyde decarbonylase GL1-7-like isoform X1, with the protein MKYVNISVIEAGVALRFSYTPSSLRHWRGNSKRSRFHSLHHTQFRTNYSLFMPFYDYMYNTMDKSSDELYEKSLKVTDETPDLVHLTHMTTLQSTYHLRIGIASIASKPSDNPIWYSWMIWPVACLSMVLAWVYGLSAFVIERLQMKKFKMQTWAIPRYNFQYGMTWERESTNNLIEKAILDADERGVKVLSLGLLNQAKTLNRSGELFIQKYPKLRVRLVDGSGLATAVVLQSIPFGTKKVFLSRITSKVAQGTAIGLCEIGIQVIMNQKKEHDMLQSRLPEGRTIYLKFSNKDIPQIWIGDNIDDKQQQRAPKGTTFIPTSQFPLKKIRKDCTYLSTPAMKIPETMKNVHTCENWLPRRVTSAWRVAGILHALEGWDMHECGDDKTWSAAIKHGFAPLTKY; encoded by the exons ATGAAGTATGTTAACATTTCAGTAATTGAAGCAGGAG TGGCGCTGCGCTTCTCCTATACTCCCTCCTCGCTGCGACATTGGAGAGGCAACAGCAAAAGATCCAG GTTTCACTCTCTACATCACACCCAGTTCCGCACAAACTACTCACTGTTCATGCCATTCTACGACTACATGTACAACACCATGGACAAGTCAAGCGATGAGCTTTATGAGAAATCACTGAAAGTCACAGATGAAACACCAGATCTGGTTCACCTGACACATATGACCACCTTGCAATCGACTTATCATCTAAGGATTGGGATTGCCTCCATTGCTTCCAAACCATCTGACAACCCAATATGGTATAGCTGGATGATATGGCCTGTGGCGTGTCTGTCAATGGTATTGGCATGGGTTTATGGATTGTCTGCATTTGTCATTGAGAGACTCCAaatgaagaagttcaagatgcagaCATGGGCAATACCAAGATACAACTTCCAA TATGGCATGACTTGGGAAAGAGAATCCACTAACAACTTGATCGAAAAGGCAATATTAGATGCTGATGAAAGGGGGGTCAAGGTGCTCAGTCTAGGACTACTAAATCAG GCAAAGACACTTAATAGAAGCGGCGAACTATTTATACAAAAATATCCAAAACTAAGAGTGCGACTTGTTGATGGAAGTGGCTTAGCAACTGCAGTGGTGCTCCAGAGCATCCCTTTTGGTACGAAGAAAGTGTTTCTTTCAAGAATTACTTCCAAGGTAGCCCAGGGAACAGCTATCGGCTTATGTGAGATAGGCATCCAG GTAATCATGAATCAAAAGAAGGAACATGACATGCTCCAGTCACGTCTTCCAGAGGGTAGAACTATCTACCTAAAATTCTCCAATAAAGACATACCTCAG ATCTGGATAGGAGATAACATAGATGACAAACAGCAACAGAGGGCACCAAAAGGAACGACGTTCATTCCTACATCACAGTTTCCACTTAAGAAGATCCGCAAGGATTGCACTTACTTGAGTACTCCCGCAATGAAGATCCCAGAGACAATGAAGAATGTTCACACCTGTGAG AATTGGCTGCCCAGAAGGGTCACGAGTGCCTGGCGCGTTGCTGGAATACTGCATGCTCTGGAAGGTTGGGATATGCATGAGTGTGGTGACGATAAGACTTGGTCGGCGGCCATTAAGCACGGATTTGCTCCTCTGACAAAATATTGA